A part of Neodiprion pinetum isolate iyNeoPine1 chromosome 4, iyNeoPine1.2, whole genome shotgun sequence genomic DNA contains:
- the LOC124216826 gene encoding fibroin heavy chain-like, giving the protein MKLLIALAAVAAVVAARPGYSSYDSAISYDGHGAGYAGYHGPAAPLAHDGRVVETPEVAHAKAAHLAAHAEAAAKASWGAPADEEYGYGHSGHVVGYAAPAAYGEHSAHAGHGYHGPPAPLDHKGRVIDTPDVAHLKAAHLAAHAEALANAHHSGGYEGEGYYGGSAEHGFAHGAGHAYHGPPAPLAHDGRVVDTPEVAHAKAAHLAAHAAASDAYGHGYYHGYAPAPAAYNKWIVLSALAALAAASPSAIVPYGYHAGAPLGHDGRVVDTPEVAHAKAAHLAAHAHEAAKTSGYGHGVHGWAAPVAHAWGAPAYGNAYGYAAAPFAGAWAAPAHVYGGHYAHGAPLGHDGRVVDTPEVAHAKAAHLAAHAHEAAKTASHGYGVHGWAAPAGLAYAAPVAYGHGYGHGHAAPIGHDGRVVDTPEVAHAKAAHFAAHAEAKAHSHAHYW; this is encoded by the exons ATGAAGTTGCTC ATTGCTCTCGCCGCCGTCGCAGCCGTGGTCGCAGCCAGACCCGGTTACTCGAGCTACGATTCGGCCATCAGCTACGACGGACACGGCGCAGGGTACGCCGGCTATCACGGCCCTGCCGCGCCCCTCGCTCACGACGGACGCGTCGTCGAGACACCCGAGGTCGCTCACGCGAAGGCTGCTCACCTCGCCGCTCACGCTGAAGCCGCCGCCAAGGCGTCCTGGGGCGCGCCGGCCGATGAGGAATACGGCTACGGTCACTCCGGTCACGTGGTCGGCTACGCCGCCCCGGCCGCTTACGGTGAGCACTCGGCTCACGCCGGGCACGGATACCACGGCCCTCCCGCCCCCCTCGACCACAAGGGGCGCGTCATCGACACCCCCGACGTTGCTCACTTGAAGGCCGCTCACCTGGCCGCTCACGCCGAGGCTCTGGCCAACGCTCACCACAGCGGAGGCTACGAGGGCGAAGGCTACTACGGCGGCTCCGCCGAACACGGCTTCGCGCACGGCGCGGGTCACGCGTATCACGGACCTCCCGCTCCCCTCGCTCACGACGGCAGAGTCGTCGACACCCCCGAAGTCGCTCACGCCAAGGCCGCTCACCTCGCCGCTCACGCCGCCGCCAGCGACGCGTACGGACACGGTTACTACCACGGATACGCCCCGGCACCCGCTGCCTACAACAAGTGG ATCGTCTTGTCCGCCCTCGCCGCCCTGGCCGCCGCCTCTCCATCGGCGATCGTGCCCTACGGCTACCACGCCGGAGCCCCCCTGGGTCACGACGGTCGCGTAGTCGACACCCCTGAGGTGGCTCACGCCAAGGCTGCCCACCTCGCCGCCCACGCTCACGAAGCCGCCAAGACCTCCGGATACGGACACGGAGTCCACGGATGGGCCGCCCCTGTCGCTCACGCCTGGGGTGCCCCGGCCTACGGAAATGCTTACGGATACGCTGCCGCTCCCTTCGCCGGTGCCTGGGCTGCCCCAGCCCACGTCTACGGAGGCCACTACGCCCACGGTGCTCCCCTCGGCCACGACGGACGCGTCGTCGACACCCCTGAGGTAGCTCACGCCAAGGCCGCTCACCTCGCCGCTCACGCTCACGAAGCCGCCAAGACCGCCAGCCACGGATACGGAGTCCACGGGTGGGCTGCCCCTGCTGGTCTCGCCTACGCCGCCCCCGTTGCCTACGGACACGGGTACGGACACGGACACGCCGCCCCCATCGGACATGACGGCCGCGTCGTCGACACCCCCGAGGTCGCCCACGCCAAGGCAGCGCATTTCGCCGCTCACGCCGAGGCCAAAGCCCATTCTCACGCTCATTACTGGTAA
- the LOC124217376 gene encoding polyadenylate-binding protein-interacting protein 1 — MDPLGGDQRVIQQSRSSRGRGRGSWAPTPSQETRGLRRPHHISAASVNTGSMENTGTKTDGAKGDIVKNSTLSVDAAEFVPKSFSPALPNQQQSGSVMPRHSVQNRLNNARQGHHGGHQHGLHQQYVPQQNRYIPHREHQVYMGPPQHQHYNQYSNTQDYGYYDRGSGDHSRHQAEQNELDVEGDGEDWSGMRGMMGQLEVAMRTLTLSPGRFDSLVASLVDAITPCLTNTVQTQAIIGAILGQSINEGNFRYSGARLCTFLDNAALSERAPSIFRDTLVARCREETEKSIEFWMQRSLPEDEVKEKLCHGLILFLAELVTQMESEPASVLGKLLIELMSAVLQRPAPNSAKHICQALKLAGQTLERDSCGGGAEMENVMRRLTGLVNDGQVDVHVGRMVNSVDELRRGNWGRLVSTHGPYNSTVNDSPQTPADVSQQPLTNEPVFYGPDGNVLSPEESRFLQDLTGDTPDVEEFGEGEDDGDIDGIWNEEGDDGGMDDDIAAAYEQFLKLAPNKSNGYTNVP; from the exons ATGGATCCTCTTGGTGGGGATCAACGAGTGATACAACAATCTCGATCCTCTCGTGGTCGAGGCCGTGGATCTTGGGCACCGACACCATCCCAGGAGACACGGGGACTCAGGCGACCACATCACATTTCTGCTGCCAGCGTAAACACAG GTTCCATGGAGAACACTGGAACGAAGACAGATGGAGCCAAAGGTGACATCGTCAAAAACTCAACACTTTCCGTTGATGCCGCTGAATTTGTACCCAAAAGCTTCAGTCCAGCACTACCG AACCAGCAACAATCTGGATCAGTGATGCCTAGACACTCGGTTCAGAATCGGCTGAATAATGCAAGACAGGGCCATCATGGTGGGCATCAACACGGCTTACATCAACAGTACGTACCTCAGCAAAATCGCTACATTCCACATCGGGAGCATCAGGTCTACATGGGTCCGCCACAGCACCAGCATTATAATCAGTACTCAAATACTCAAGATTACGGGTATTACGACAGAGGATCAGGGGATCACAGCAGACATCAG GCCGAACAAAACGAGTTAGATGTGGAAGGTGATGGTGAAGATTGGAGCGGAATGAGGGGAATGATGGGACAGCTAGAAGTGGCGATGCGGACACTCACTCTCAGTCCTGGGCGGTTTGACTCTTTGGTTGCATCTCTCGTTGATGCCATTACTCCATGTCTTACTAATACAGTGCAGACGCAAGCTATAATTGGAGCCATACTTGGACAG TCCATAAACGAAGGAAATTTCCGGTACAGCGGTGCACGTCTTTGCACATTTTTGGATAATGCAGCTTTAAGCGAACGTGCTCCATCCATTTTCAGAGACACTCTCGTTGCTag ATGTCGCGAGGAGACAGAAAAGTCAATTGAGTTTTGGATGCAGAGGAGTTTACCAGAAGATGAAGTAAAGGAAAAACTTTGCCATGGGTTAATACTGTTTTTGGCTGAACTAGTCACTCAAATGGAGTCAGAACCAGCATCTGTATTGGGAAAATTGTTAATTGAATTAATGTCTGCTGTTCTACAGCGCCCTGCTCCAAACTCTGCTAAACACATCTGCCAGGCACTTAAG TTGGCAGGTCAAACTCTAGAAAGAGACAGTTGCGGTGGAGGGGCTGAGATGGAAAATGTAATGCGTAGGCTCACTGGGCTTGTGAACGATGGTCAGGTCGATGTTCACGTCGGTCGAATGGTTAATAGCGTAGACGAACTCCGTCGGGGAAACTGGGGACGTCTTGTTTCAACGCACGGACCTTACAATTCTACCGTCAATGATAGTCCTCAAACACCTGCAGATGTATCGCAACAGCCA TTAACAAATGAGCCCGTGTTTTACGGTCCTGATGGCAACGTTTTATCTCCAGAGGAGAGCAGATTCTTGCAAGATCTAACCGGGGACACGCCTGACGTCGAGGAATTCGG CGAGGGAGAGGATGATGGCGACATTGATGGTATTTGGAATGAAGAAGGAGACGATGGTGGGATGGACGATGACATTGCAGCAGCCTATGAACAGTTTTTAAAGCTTGCTCCAAATAAAAGCAATG GTTATACCAACGTTCCATAG
- the LOC124217377 gene encoding MYG1 protein C27H6.8 produces MQEIDAIDNGVPMFDGEPSYYISTNLSKRVARLNPTWNGPKLDPDEQFEKAVALTGEEFTYFIQHAARVWWPARSIVGDAVLGRFEVHPSGEIIELSTSLPWKEHLYELEEELGVKEPIKYAIFHDNNYRVQGVPVKAASFICRMFLPEAWAGLRDEELSAVSGIPDSIFVHSVRFIGGHKTRAGALAMAAKALEIGKSIESGHAETNSK; encoded by the exons ATGCAAGAAATAGATGCCATTGATAATGGAGTGCCAATGTTTGATGGGGAACCTTC GTACTATATCAGTACAAATTTGAGTAAGCGAGTGGCACGGTTGAATCCAACTTGGAATGGTCCTAAGCTGGATCCTGATGAACAGTTTGAGAAAGCTGTCGCGCTTACGGGCGAAGAATTCACCTATTTTATTCAACATGCAGCTAGAGTTTGGTGGCCTGCTAGATCAATTGTGGGAGATGCCGTTCTCGGGAGATTTGAG GTCCATCCAAGTggagaaattattgaattatctACTTCTCTGCCTTGGAAGGAACATTTATACGAATTGGAAGAGGAACTAGGTGTAAAAGAGCCAATAAAATACGCTATTTTCCATGACAACAATTATAGAGTACAAGGTGTACCTGTAAAAGCTGCAAGCTTCATTTGCAG AATGTTCTTACCAGAGGCATGGGCAGGCTTGAGGGACGAAGAATTATCTGCTGTATCTGGCATTCCTGACAGTATATTTGTACACAGTGTTCGATTTATTGGTGGCCATAAAACTAGAGCAGGTGCATTAGCAATGGCTGCTAAGGCTCTCGAAATAGGAAAATCGATCGAAAGCGGTCACGCAGAAACGAATTCGAAATGA
- the LOC124217330 gene encoding cuticle protein 18.7 has protein sequence MKFFIVLSAVAALALGHPGYHSSLASGGHYLSGPAVHGYHGPAAPLAHDGRVIDTPEVAHAKAAHFAAHADAAAHAHYAAPHGDYEQGPSSYGAHEYAAPLASYHGPPAPLGHDGRVVDTPEVAHAKAAHLVTLAEEAAKAVHAPHSGYYGAPHHQWTLVSILASLASVAVGSPQWYGAPHGGYAGSAVPAPLGPDGRVVDTPEVAQLKAAHLSALAEANARAPKGLIGGPSGPYAGPDGGYAAANYVAHYSGPPAPLGPDGRVIDTPEVQQAKAVHFSLYNAQAQRVPAGPAEPATPDAWNAGNGVWNGGWNGAHEQY, from the exons ATGAAGTTCTTC ATCGTCCTGTCCGCCGTCGCAGCGCTCGCCCTGGGCCACCCGGGTTACCATTCTTCGTTGGCTTCTGGTGGTCACTATCTTTCCGGCCCGGCGGTTCACGGCTATCACGGACCAGCTGCGCCCCTGGCTCACGATGGTCGAGTGATCGACACCCCCGAAGTGGCCCACGCAAAGGCTGCCCACTTTGCTGCCCACGCTGACGCCGCTGCTCATGCCCATTACGCCGCTCCTCACGGTGATTACGAACAGGGTCCTTCCAGCTACGGTGCTCACGAGTACGCCGCTCCCCTGGCCTCTTATCACGGACCGCCTGCCCCCCTTGGTCACGACGGACGCGTGGTCGACACTCCTGAAGTGGCTCACGCCAAAGCTGCTCACCTCGTCACCCTCGCCGAGGAGGCAGCCAAGGCTGTCCATGCACCGCATTCCGGATACTATGGCGCACCCCATCACCAGTGG ACCCTGGTGTCAATTTTGGCGTCTCTCGCCTCGGTGGCGGTTGGGTCTCCGCAGTGGTACGGAGCACCTCACGGAGGATACGCGGGTTCCGCGGTTCCAGCTCCACTTGGTCCGGATGGCCGAGTGGTGGACACACCGGAAGTAGCCCAGCTGAAGGCCGCCCACTTGAGCGCTTTGGCCGAAGCTAACGCTCGCGCTCCGAAGGGACTAATTGGAGGACCATCTGGGCCGTACGCGGGCCCGGACGGCGGCTACGCCGCGGCAAATTACGTCGCTCACTACAG CGGACCCCCGGCGCCTCTTGGGCCTGACGGACGAGTCATAGACACACCGGAAGTGCAGCAGGCCAAAGCCGTCCATTTCTCTCTTTACAACGCCCAGGCCCAACGAGTTCCGGCTGGTCCAGCTGAGCCCGCAACCCCCGACGCATGGAACGCGGGTAACGGAGTGTGGAATGGAGGCTGGAACGGGGCCCACGAACAGTACTAG